From one Oncorhynchus clarkii lewisi isolate Uvic-CL-2024 chromosome 6, UVic_Ocla_1.0, whole genome shotgun sequence genomic stretch:
- the LOC139410726 gene encoding alpha/beta hydrolase domain-containing protein 17B yields the protein MNHLSLSELCCLFCCPPCPSKITSKLAFLPPEPTYTLMCDESGSRWTLHLSERADWQYSAREKDAIECFMTRTSRGNRIACMFVRCSPNARFTLLFSHGNAVDLGQMSSFYIGLGSRINCNVFSYDYSGYGASSGKPSEKNLYADVDAAWHALRTRYGIRPETVIVYGQSIGTVPSVDLAARYESAAVVLHSPLTSGMRVAFPDTKKTYCFDAFPNIDKISKVTSPVLVIHGTEDEVIDFSHGLALYERCQRPVEPLWVEGAGHNDVELYGQYLERLKQFVAHELVNLST from the exons ATGAACCACCTGTCCCTGAGTGAGCTGTGCTGCCTGTTCTGCTGCCCTCCATGCCCCAGCAAGATCACCTCCAAGCTGGCCTTCCTGCCACCGGAGCCCACCTACACCCTCATGTGTGATGAGAGCGGGAGCCGCTGGACCCTGCACCTGTCTGAGCGCGCAGACTGGCAATACTCAGCGCGTGAGAAGGACGCCATCGAGTGCTTCATGACACGCACTTCACGCGGCAACCGCATCGCGTGCATGTTTGTGCGCTGCTCACCCAACGCCCGCTTCACACTCCTCTTCTCACACGGCAACGCGGTGGACCTGGGCCAGATGAGCAGCTTCTACATCGGCCTGGGCTCACGCATCAACTGCAACGTCTTCTCCTACGACTACTCGGGCTACGGGGCCAGCTCAGGGAAACCCTCCGAGAAGAACCTGTACGCTGATGTGGACGCCGCCTGGCATGCACTCAGGACACG GTATGGTATTAGGCCAGAGACTGTGATCGTGTATGGTCAGAGTATCGGTACGGTCCCTTCCGTGGACCTGGCGGCACGCTACGAGAGCGCCGCGGTCGTCCTGCACTCTCCCCTCACCTCTGGCATGAGAGTGGCCTTCCCAGACACCAAGAAAACCTACTGCTTTGACGCCTTCCCCAa TATTGACAAGATCTCCAAGGTGACTTCTCCAGTGCTGGTAATTCACGGGACAGAGGATGAGGTGATCGACTTTTCCCACGGCCTGGCGCTGTACGAGCGCTGCCAGAGGCCCGTGGAGCCCCTGTGGGTGGAGGGCGCCGGCCACAACGAtgtggagctctacggacagtacCTGGAGCGCTTGAAACAGTTTGTGGCCCATGAGCTCGTCAACTTGTCAACTTGA